A genomic segment from Carassius auratus strain Wakin chromosome 25, ASM336829v1, whole genome shotgun sequence encodes:
- the LOC113042900 gene encoding cadherin-related family member 5-like isoform X1: protein MDLWPKGSAAVFFLLVLFKFSEAQNLCSLPNNVPLILIPENNNIGDIVTTLNAEDGVMAIITSQDPEGFFSISGYDIIAETVLDYETFDPNKPHEVNIECTKADSPPNTLNLKIALEDINDNPPVFEKSQYTLNVNELSKVDTSVGLITAMDPDKNDRLYYQLDSPEGEFNLEANFNPNILVKKHLDYDKVKEVTMILYVQDTLIGSEAEVSHTASTTIVVNIIDIDNRPPWFQPCTETEVGTSIICLMSGYNGKVNAKELVPGPLTLEPGPLMAIDGDKGRNDPIHYTFLGGNDGGIFQIDTDTGSITMREPVETGTIVLSVMAYQRENADQFATTTVILKVVDSSDFPPKFVKSSYEGFISEDAGVDSLVLESKTSNRALRVQATDDDFSNGYNPNLRFEIVDGTDFSITAEGFILMLKAVSPGTVNLEMRVVDTTNDESSTASLSVEVTPGVPTTTPATTITTSSIITTESTANTKLTEITTVTSQPDITLTTRPSTGGQQVKMGEFSSGDMAAVGASLAVVIVLCLVCIGLMVHRIKGHNADWKKLSEASVFQSKLGGGSGGPKEGVQYSNEGFQLDDDSGSVNGKLAADLENKLESGLKPQQRQKMMTPSAVLLSPSSPQADSSSLAETIDSEKEVKPILTKERRSEEGYKAVWFKQDIDPNTKEEVVIIPNTGEADGDHEEDDDSEGENRPDVDSGDEEGVSSDL, encoded by the exons ATGGATTTGTGGCCTAAAGGATCAGCAGCTGTTTTCTTTCTCCTGGTACTTTTCAAGTTCAGTGAAGCACAAA ACCTTTGCTCATTGCCAAATAATGTGCCATTAATTCTTATACCGGAAAACAACAATATTGGAGACATAGTTACAACACTCAATGCTGAGGATGGGGTGATGGCCATAATCACTAGTCAAGATCCAGAGGGTTTCTTCAGCATCAGTGGATATGATATCATTGCTGAAACTGTGCTGGACTATGAG ACATTTGACCCGAACAAACCTCATGAGGTGAATATTGAGTGTACAAAAGCTGATTCTCCCCCT aacaCACTGAATCTGAAAATAGCCCTTGAGGATATAAATGATAATCCACCAGTGTTTGAAAAGAGTCAGTACACACTAAACGTTAATGAG CTATCAAAAGTGGATACCAGTGTTGGCCTAATCACAGCAATGGATCCTGATAAAAATGATAGACTTTACTACCAACTGGATTCTCCTGAG GGAGAATTTAACCTGGAAGCCAATTTCAATCCCAACATTCTGGTGAAAAAGCATCTGGATTATGACAAAGTTAAAGAAGTCACAATGATACTATATGTGCAG GACACACTGATTGGATCAGAAGCTGAAGTCTCCCACACTGCCTCTACCACCATTGTAGTTAATATCATAGACATTGACAATCGTCCACCATGGTTCCAGCCCTGTACAGAAACTGAGGTTGGCACAAGCATAATCTGCTTGATGTCTGGTTATAACGGGAAAGTCAACGCAAAAGAACTAGTG CCAGGTCCTTTGACCTTGGAGCCAGGTCCACTTATGGCCATTGATGGAGACAAAGGCAGGAATGATCCCATTCATTATACGTTTCTTGGAG GAAATGATGGAGGTATATTTCAAATCGACACTGACACCGGGAGCATCACAATGCGGGAACCAGTAGAGACAGGAACAATTGTTCTTTCAGTCATG GCATATCAGAGGGAAAACGCTGATCAGTTTGCCACCACTACAGTCATCCTGAAGGTGGTGGATTCTAGCGATTTCCCACCAAAGTTTGTGAAGTCCAGTTATGAAGGCTTTATCTCAGAGGATGCAGGTGTGGACAGCCTGGTGCTGGAGAGTAAAACATCCAACAGAGCCCTCAGAGTACAGGCTACAGATGATGACTTTTCTAAT GGCTATAATCCTAACCTCAGATTTGAGATTGTTGATGGCACTGACTTCTCAATCACTGCAGAGGGTTTCATACTCATGTTGAAGGCCGTTTCCCCAGGCACTGTAAATTTAGAA ATGAGGGTGGTTGACACAACCAATGATGAATCAAGCACCGCTTCTCTTAGTGTCGAGGTCACTCCAG GGGTTCCCACTACCACTCCTGCCACAACTATCACGACTTCATCCATTATAACAACAGAGAGCACTGCTAACACAAAGCTTACAGAAATCACCACTGTCACCTCGCAACCAGATATCACCTTGACTACGCGCCCCAGCACAG GGGGACAGCAGGTGAAAATGGGGGAGTTCAGTTCGGGCGATATGGCGGCTGTAGGGGCCTCTTTGGCTGTGGTTATCGTTCTCTGCTTAGTTTGCATTGGATTGATGGTGCACCGCATCAAGGGCCATAACGCAGACTGGAAAAAGCTTTCTGAGGCTAGCGTCTTCCAGAGCAAA CttggtggaggctcagggggtcCTAAAGAGGGTGTTCAGTACAGCAATGAGGGCTTCCAGCTGGATGATGATTCTGGGAGTGTGAACGGTAAGTTAGCTGCAGACCTGGAGAACAAACTGGAGTCTGGACTAAAGCCGCAGCAGAGACAGAAGATGATGACCCCCAGCGCTGTCCTCCTGAGCCCCAGCAGCCCTCAAGCTGACTCCAGCAGTCTGGCAGAAACCATCGACAGTGAGAAGGAAGTCAAACCAATCCTGACCAAAGAGCGGCGCAGTGAGGAGGGATACAAAGCGGTTTGGTTTAAGCAAGATATTGACCCCAACACCAAAGAGGAAGTGGTCATCATTCCCAACACTGGTGAAGCGGATGGAGACCATGAGGAGGATGATGACAGCGAGGGTGAAAACAGGCCTGACGTGGATTCTGGTGATGAGGAAGGAGTTTCGTCAGATTTGTAG
- the LOC113042792 gene encoding serine/threonine-protein kinase pim-1-like, with the protein MGQRVTKVSPMKFGEVYDQHPSTPPKPSTNTELQHPHPRDESPVDASLSVSKFVLFYLLTDYIFSRYTIGDQLGKGGCGVVYEGRRLNDDLKVALKYVMKTQHTESIFIPDHPKPLPKEIALTILANKGPSVPEIIRLLDWTDHPDHFVMVLECPSPCESLVGFIRRHGGRLEEETTRQIMWQTAHAANVCHLRGVFHRDVKLDNLLINRETSEVKLIDFGCGDILRRTPYRSYSGTAVYSPPEYHNRGKYYGGPATVWSLGIVMFAMLCGRFPSDLDLFLLQCKRWPKPGLSKECGDLLRALLHEKPSRRIGLGRIMSHSWSSHKTTPAGVSCAALRLAGCSRRHFHPSSRLCVLRGEKALRSVLHLGFRKQYLRLALPASAVQMQESPLSLLFSAIQKAKDTKEVPSMAAPHLS; encoded by the exons ATGGGACAGCGAGTGACAAAAGTGAGTCCGATGAAGTTTGGGGAGGTGTACGATCAACAtcctagtacacccccaaaacccAGCACCAACACGGAGCTTCAACATCCTCATCCCCGCGATGAGAGCCCTGTTG ACGCTTCTCTCAGTGTTTCAaagtttgtgttgttttatcttttaacaGACTACATCTTCAGTCGCTACACCATTGGTGATCAGCTGGGGAAAGGTGGTTGTGGGGTGGTGTACGAAGGCAGACGTTTAAATGATGATCTTAAA GTGGCTTTGAAATATGTCATGAAGACCCAGCACACAGAAAGTATATTCATT CCTGATCATCCGAAACCTCTTCCGAAAGAGATCGCCCTCACCATCCTGGCCAACAAAGGTCCCAGCGTACCAGAAATCATCCGGCTGCTGGACTGGACGGACCACCCTGACCACTTCGTCATGGTCCTCGAATGTCCCTCTCCCTGTGAGAGTCTCGTGGGGTTCATCAGGCGTCACGGTGGAAGACTCGAGGAAGAAACAACACGGCAGATCATGTGGCAGACGGCTCACGCAGCAAACGTGTGCCACCTCCGTGGAGTGTTCCACCGTGACGTCAAACTTGACAATCTCTTGATAAACAGGGAGACATCCGAAGTCAAGCTGATTGACTTCGGATGCGGGGACATTCTGAGGAGGACACCATACAGGTCATATTCTG GCACAGCAGTGTACTCCCCTCCAGAGTACCACAACAGGGGCAAGTACTACGGTGGGCCGGCAACGGTCTGGTCACTAGGGATTGTGATGTTTGCAATGTTGTGTGGACGCTTCCCTAGTGACCTTGACCTGTTCCTCCTGCAGTGCAAGCGCTGGCCCAAACCTGGCCTGTCAAAAG AATGCGGTGACCTCCTCAGGGCTCTCCTCCATGAGAAGCCAAGCCGGAGAATAGGTCTGGGGCGAATCATGTCCCACAGCTG gtCATCTCATAAGACCACTCCAGCTGGTGTCTCTTGTGCAGCTTTGCGTCTTGCGGGCTGCAGCAGGAGACACTTCCATCCCTCCTCTCGCCTTTGCGTCTTGCGGGGCGAGAAAGCCTTGCGTAGCGTCTTGCACCTTGGCTTCAGGAAGCAGTATTTGCGTCTGGCG CTTCCTGCCTCCGCTGTCCAAATGCAAGAGTCTCCGTTGTCTCTCCTGTTCTCTGCCATCCAGAAAGCCAAAGATACCAAAGAGGTTCCCTCTATGGCTGCTCCGCACCTGTCATAG
- the LOC113042900 gene encoding cadherin-related family member 5-like isoform X2, with amino-acid sequence MDLWPKGSAAVFFLLVLFKFSEAQNLCSLPNNVPLILIPENNNIGDIVTTLNAEDGVMAIITSQDPEGFFSISGYDIIAETVLDYETFDPNKPHEVNIECTKADSPPNTLNLKIALEDINDNPPVFEKSQYTLNVNELSKVDTSVGLITAMDPDKNDRLYYQLDSPEGEFNLEANFNPNILVKKHLDYDKVKEVTMILYVQDTLIGSEAEVSHTASTTIVVNIIDIDNRPPWFQPCTETEVGTSIICLMSGYNGKVNAKELVPGPLTLEPGPLMAIDGDKGRNDPIHYTFLGGNDGGIFQIDTDTGSITMREPVETGTIVLSVMAYQRENADQFATTTVILKVVDSSDFPPKFVKSSYEGFISEDAGVDSLVLESKTSNRALRVQATDDDFSNGYNPNLRFEIVDGTDFSITAEGFILMLKAVSPGTVNLEMRVVDTTNDESSTASLSVEVTPGGQQVKMGEFSSGDMAAVGASLAVVIVLCLVCIGLMVHRIKGHNADWKKLSEASVFQSKLGGGSGGPKEGVQYSNEGFQLDDDSGSVNGKLAADLENKLESGLKPQQRQKMMTPSAVLLSPSSPQADSSSLAETIDSEKEVKPILTKERRSEEGYKAVWFKQDIDPNTKEEVVIIPNTGEADGDHEEDDDSEGENRPDVDSGDEEGVSSDL; translated from the exons ATGGATTTGTGGCCTAAAGGATCAGCAGCTGTTTTCTTTCTCCTGGTACTTTTCAAGTTCAGTGAAGCACAAA ACCTTTGCTCATTGCCAAATAATGTGCCATTAATTCTTATACCGGAAAACAACAATATTGGAGACATAGTTACAACACTCAATGCTGAGGATGGGGTGATGGCCATAATCACTAGTCAAGATCCAGAGGGTTTCTTCAGCATCAGTGGATATGATATCATTGCTGAAACTGTGCTGGACTATGAG ACATTTGACCCGAACAAACCTCATGAGGTGAATATTGAGTGTACAAAAGCTGATTCTCCCCCT aacaCACTGAATCTGAAAATAGCCCTTGAGGATATAAATGATAATCCACCAGTGTTTGAAAAGAGTCAGTACACACTAAACGTTAATGAG CTATCAAAAGTGGATACCAGTGTTGGCCTAATCACAGCAATGGATCCTGATAAAAATGATAGACTTTACTACCAACTGGATTCTCCTGAG GGAGAATTTAACCTGGAAGCCAATTTCAATCCCAACATTCTGGTGAAAAAGCATCTGGATTATGACAAAGTTAAAGAAGTCACAATGATACTATATGTGCAG GACACACTGATTGGATCAGAAGCTGAAGTCTCCCACACTGCCTCTACCACCATTGTAGTTAATATCATAGACATTGACAATCGTCCACCATGGTTCCAGCCCTGTACAGAAACTGAGGTTGGCACAAGCATAATCTGCTTGATGTCTGGTTATAACGGGAAAGTCAACGCAAAAGAACTAGTG CCAGGTCCTTTGACCTTGGAGCCAGGTCCACTTATGGCCATTGATGGAGACAAAGGCAGGAATGATCCCATTCATTATACGTTTCTTGGAG GAAATGATGGAGGTATATTTCAAATCGACACTGACACCGGGAGCATCACAATGCGGGAACCAGTAGAGACAGGAACAATTGTTCTTTCAGTCATG GCATATCAGAGGGAAAACGCTGATCAGTTTGCCACCACTACAGTCATCCTGAAGGTGGTGGATTCTAGCGATTTCCCACCAAAGTTTGTGAAGTCCAGTTATGAAGGCTTTATCTCAGAGGATGCAGGTGTGGACAGCCTGGTGCTGGAGAGTAAAACATCCAACAGAGCCCTCAGAGTACAGGCTACAGATGATGACTTTTCTAAT GGCTATAATCCTAACCTCAGATTTGAGATTGTTGATGGCACTGACTTCTCAATCACTGCAGAGGGTTTCATACTCATGTTGAAGGCCGTTTCCCCAGGCACTGTAAATTTAGAA ATGAGGGTGGTTGACACAACCAATGATGAATCAAGCACCGCTTCTCTTAGTGTCGAGGTCACTCCAG GGGGACAGCAGGTGAAAATGGGGGAGTTCAGTTCGGGCGATATGGCGGCTGTAGGGGCCTCTTTGGCTGTGGTTATCGTTCTCTGCTTAGTTTGCATTGGATTGATGGTGCACCGCATCAAGGGCCATAACGCAGACTGGAAAAAGCTTTCTGAGGCTAGCGTCTTCCAGAGCAAA CttggtggaggctcagggggtcCTAAAGAGGGTGTTCAGTACAGCAATGAGGGCTTCCAGCTGGATGATGATTCTGGGAGTGTGAACGGTAAGTTAGCTGCAGACCTGGAGAACAAACTGGAGTCTGGACTAAAGCCGCAGCAGAGACAGAAGATGATGACCCCCAGCGCTGTCCTCCTGAGCCCCAGCAGCCCTCAAGCTGACTCCAGCAGTCTGGCAGAAACCATCGACAGTGAGAAGGAAGTCAAACCAATCCTGACCAAAGAGCGGCGCAGTGAGGAGGGATACAAAGCGGTTTGGTTTAAGCAAGATATTGACCCCAACACCAAAGAGGAAGTGGTCATCATTCCCAACACTGGTGAAGCGGATGGAGACCATGAGGAGGATGATGACAGCGAGGGTGAAAACAGGCCTGACGTGGATTCTGGTGATGAGGAAGGAGTTTCGTCAGATTTGTAG